A single Ziziphus jujuba cultivar Dongzao chromosome 11, ASM3175591v1 DNA region contains:
- the LOC107404800 gene encoding uncharacterized protein LOC107404800 — protein sequence MVKVRMNTADVAAEVKCLRRLIGMRCSNVYDLSPKTYMFKLMNSSGVTESGESEKVFLLMESGVRLHTTAYVRDKSNTPSGFTLKLRKHIRTRRLEDVRQLGYDRIILFQFGLGANAYYVILELYAQGNILLADSDFMVMTLLRSHRDDDKGVAIMSRHRYPTEICRVFERTNAEKLRAALTSSLEPANDESTKVDDGGSNANGTAKGKQGSRKGEKSSDSSKSTGDGTRAKQAVLKSVLGEALGYGPALSEHIILDAGLIPNTKVSKDNKLDEGKIQVLAQAVVRFEDWLHDVISGDIIPEGYILMQKRNVEKDGSLSGQGTVGQIYDEFCPLLLNQFKSREYMKFETFDAALDEFYSKIESQRAEQQQKAKENSAIQKLNKIHVDQENRVQTLRKEVDRCVKMAELIEYNLEDVEAAILAVRVALAKGMSWEDLARMVKEEKKSGNPVAGLIDKLHLERNCMTLLLSNNLDEMDDDEKTLPADKVEVDLALSAHANARRWYELKKKQENKQEKTVTAHDKAFKAAERKTRLQLAQEKTVASISHMRKVHWFEKFNWFISSENYLVISGRDAQQNEMVVKRYMSKGDLYVHAELHGASSTIIKNHRPELPVPPLTLNQAGCFTVCHSRAWDSKIVTSAWWVYPHQVSKTAPTGEYLTVGSFMIRGKKNFLPPHPLIMGFGLLFRLDESSLGSHLNERKVRGEEEGINDVDKSGSLEEESDSELETDEKLTEDSRSIPYTSTTIPNSVLESQSEINSGQNVSTISNAEARDSLEVSTKDRNAMTTVDTENVYDVASVTPQLEDLIDRALGLGSATTSGKHYKVETSQVDLVEEHNHERGAISDKPYISKAERRKLKKGRNDAEANAEQGDQRSKDADSSLSQREKNVQDAKQGSGKISSKDADSSLSQCEKNVQDAKPGSGKISRGQRGKLKKMKEKYADQDEEERSIRMALLASAGKVQKKERELENGNAAQAKGKKPGGGPEDAPKICYKCKKAGHLSRDCQEHPDDKSHDHGTAAFEDDPHVGLDKKTTEMDKVVMEEEDIHEIGEEEKGKLNDVDYLTGNPLPTDILLYAVPVCGPYSAVQSYKYHVKIIPGTAKKGKAAKTAMNLFSHMPEATNREKELMKACTDPELVASIIGNVKITAAGLTQLKQKQKKGNKSSKSKS from the exons atGGTGAAGGTGCGGATGAACACCGCCGATGTGGCGGCGGAGGTCAAGTGTTTGCGGAGGTTGATCGGCATGCGCTGTTCCAACGTCTATGATCTTTCTCCTAAG ACGTATATGTTCAAATTGATGAATAGCAGTGGAGTAACGGAGTCCGGAGAGAGCGAAAAGGTGTTCCTTTTGATGGAAAGTGGTGTCAGATTGCACACGACTGCTTATGTTCG GGACAAAAGTAACACCCCATCTGGATTTACTCTCAAACTGCGTAAACATATACGCACAAGAAGGCTTGAGGATGTGCGCCAACTTGGATATGACAGG ATCATTCTATTTCAATTTGGATTGGGTGCTAATGCATACTATGTTATACTGGAGCTATATGCCCAAGGAAATATCCTTCTTGCAGATTCTGATTTTATGGTCATGACACTACTTCGCTCACACAG GGATGACGATAAAGGGGTTGCAATCATGTCGCGCCATCGTTATCCGACTGAAATTTGTCGAGTTTTCGAGCGAACAAATGCTGAAAAGCTGCGGGCAGCTCTTACATCTTCTTTGGAACCTGCTAACGATGAATCTACTAAAGTTGATGATGGTGGAAGTAATGCGAACGGTACAGCAAAAGGAAAGCAAGGTAGCCGTAAGGGAGAAAAGTCTTCTGACTCAAGCAAAAGTACTGGTGATGGCACTCGTGCCAAGCAAGCTGTTTTGAAATCTGTTTTGGGGGAGGCACTGGGCTATGGGCCTGCACTTTCTGAGCATATTATATTGGATGCGGGTCTGATTCCAAATACAAAAGTTTCTAAAGATAACAAGTTGGATGAGGGTAAAATTCAGGTTTTGGCCCAAGCTGTTGTGAGGTTTGAGGACTGGCTGCATGATGTAATATCAGGTGATATAATTCCTGAAGGATACATTTTGATGCAGAAGAGAAATGTGGAGAAGGATGGATCCCTATCTGGACAAGGAACTGTTGGCCAG ATATATGATGAATTTTGCCCCTTATTATTGAACCAGTTCAAGTCGCGGGAGTACATGAAGTTTGAGACATTTGATGCAGCTTTAGATGAATTTTACAGCAAAATAGAGAGTCAAAGGGCAGAACAACAGCAAAAAGCAAAAGAGAACTCTGCCATacaaaaacttaataaaatacaTGTGGATCAG GAAAATCGTGTGCAAACATTAAGGAAAGAAGTAGATCGATGTGTTAAAATGGCAGAATTGATAGAATATAACTTAGAAGATGTGGAGGCTGCTATTTTAGCTGTTCGTGTAGCTCTTGCAAAGGGCATGAGTTGGGAGGATCTTGCTCGTATGGTGAAGGAGGAGAAGAAGTCTGGAAATCCTGTTGCTGGCCTAATTGACAAGCTTCATCTAGAAAGGAATTGCATGACATTGCTTTTGAGCAACAATCTTGATGAAATGGATGATGATGAAAAGACACTTCCAGCGGATAAG GTAGAAGTTGATTTGGCACTTTCTGCGCATGCCAATGCACGACGGTGGTATGAACTAAAGAAAAAGCAGGAGAACAAACAGGAAAAGACCGTTACAGCACATGATAAAGCGTTTAAAGCTGCAGAGAGAAAGACTCGTCTCCAGCTGGCACAG GAGAAAACAGTTGCCTCTATTTCACATATGCGCAAAGTTCACTGGTTTGAGAAATTTAACTGGTTTATCAGCAGTGAGAACTATTTGGTTATCAGCGGACGTGATGCTCAACAAAATGAGATGGTAGTGAAGCGCTATATGTCAAAAGGGGATCT GTACGTGCATGCAGAGTTGCATGGAGCTTCCAGTACCATCATAAAGAACCATAGGCCTGAGCTGCCAGTACCTCCTCTCACTTTAAACCAAGCAGGATGTTTCACA GTTTGCCACAGCCGGGCATGGGATTCAAAGATTGTCACTAGTGCTTGGTGGGTTTATCCTCACCAAGTCAGTAAAACTGCTCCAACAGGGGAGTATCTTACTGTTGGGAGTTTTATGATCCGTGGGAAGAAGAACTTTCTTCCTCCACATCCTCTTATCATGGGTTTTGGCTTGTTATTTCGCTTGGATGAAAGCTCCTTAGGATCACATTTAAATGAAAGGAAGGTAAGGGGAGAGGAAGAAGGGATAAATGACGTTGATAAAAGTGGGTCTTTGGAAGAAGAATCTGATTCTGAGTTAGAGACTGATGAAAAACTTACAGAAGATTCCAGAAGCATTCCTTATACATCTACAACTATACCTAATTCAGTGCTTGAGAGCCAATCTGAGATTAATTCTGGGCAGAATGTCTCAACTATTTCCAACGCTGAGGCAAGGGATTCACTAGAAGTGTCTACCAAAGACAGAAATGCCATGACCACTGTTGATACGGAGAATGTATATGATGTTGCATCAGTTACCCCACAACTTGAGGATCTTATTGATAGAGCTCTTGGGCTTGGATCTGCTACTACATCTGGTAAACATTATAAGGTGGAAACTTCTCAAGTTGATTTGGTAGAGGAACACAATCATGAAAGAGGAGCAATAAGTGACAAACCGTACATCTCTAAAGCTGAAAGAAGAAAGCTCAAGAAGGGCCGGAATGATGCGGAAGCAAATGCTGAGCAGGGAGATCAAAGATCAAAGGATGCTGATAGTTCTTTGAGTCAACGTGAAAAGAATGTTCAAGATGCAAAGCAAGGCAGTGGAAAAATAAGTTCAAAGGATGCTGATAGTTCTTTGAGTCAATGTGAAAAGAATGTTCAAGATGCAAAGCCAGGCAGTGGAAAAATAAGTCGTGGACAAAGGGGTAAACTCAAGAAGATGAAAGAGAAGTATGCTGATCAAGATGAGGAAGAAAGAAGCATCCGCATGGCTTTACTGGCT TCTGCTGGAAAGGTacaaaagaaggaaagagaatTAGAAAATGGAAATGCAGCTCAAGCCAAAGGGAAGAAACCCGGTGGAG GTCCTGAAGATGCTCCTAAAATATGTTATAAATGTAAAAAGGCAGGTCATTTATCCCGGGATTGTCAAGAGCATCCAGATGATAAGTCACATGATCATGGGACTGCTGCGTTTGAAGATGATCCTCATGTGGGTTTGGATAAAAAAACTACTGAGATGGACAAGGTTGTCATGGAGGAGGAGGACATCCATGAGATTGGTGAAGAAGAGAAAGGGAAACTAAATGATGTGGATTACTTGACTGGGAATCCACTGCCGACTGATATTCTCTTATATGCTGTGCCTGTGTGTGGTCCTTATAGTGCAGTGCAATCTTACAAATACCATGTGAAGATAATTCCTGGCACTGCAAAGAAAGGGAAAG CTGCAAAAACTGCAATGAATTTGTTCAGCCACATGCCGGAAGCCACAAACAGAGAGAAGGAACTGATGAAAGCATGTACAGATCCTGAATTGGTCGCTTCCATTATTGGCAATGTGAAGATAACAGCTGCAGGCCTTACTCAGTTGAAGCAGAAGCAAAAGAAAGGCAACAAGAGCAGCAAAAGTAAAAGCTAA
- the LOC107405311 gene encoding uncharacterized protein LOC107405311, with protein sequence MARKGSQQKNGIDRHTSNHKKRSSDSGCAQPNVRQHEKDSEVKVFPGEELPNGNQPSSPLARSASKTNYAGDDNKSKQDSAKFVKKEKQGMDGIEEPEQPMPLESDSGDLNGISEASSVREDTGTSPQSDQSRKNSKSRVHRSLNKLDIQNMMERLEFSDNVVVRNLKTSTLSILKAANEWLERHRPFFISIRTNVQNAHVYFKTKIEQAYPVVLKWLMQFGSLVLLLLMVWLDCSVRGIDSFLRMGTTSFFSVIWCSTLSVIAMVGVFKLLIVLALAAIIGAFVGFTLAILVVAISGSLFLWLYGSFWTTLLVIFLGGSAFASSHERVALFITTIYSVYCAWTYVGWLGLLVGFNLSFISSDILIYFLKNNINQNRRPNGSPQQATGMQGQQGFFYSEQVHASSTETGSGISVDRSPGIPSTTGVDSEITSEDEVVRLLNCTDHYSVLGLSRYEDVDVTLLKREYRKKAMLVHPDKNMGNEKAAEAFKKLQNAYEVLLDSLKRKAYDDELRREELLNIFRRFQSSSQQNGAHGIFASGFARSEADGEDPFGDSRRIACKKCGNFHMWVLTRKSKSRARWCQDCKDFHQAKDGDGWVEQSSQPFLFGLLQKVEAPRVFVCADSKIYDATEWYICQGMRCPPNTHKPSFHVNTSMTSKHNTGKGSSSGQRGSRMPASNMEECMTEEEFFEWLQNAVQAGMFDNSGASTASPSAKPGNTTKSGGSSNNNSGSKRKKKGKKAW encoded by the exons atggcCCGGAAGGGTAGTCAACAAAAGAATGGAATAGACCGCCATACATCAAACCACAAAAAGAGGAGCTCAGATTCAGGATGTGCACAGCCCAATGTAAGGCAGCATGAAAAAGATAGTGAGGTGAAGGTTTTTCCTGGAGAGGAACTTCCCAATGGTAACCAGCCAAGCAGTCCTCTTGCAAGGAGTGCAAGTAAAACAAATTATGCAGGAGATGACAACAAAAGCAAGCAAGACTCTGCAAAGTttgtgaagaaagaaaagcaaggGATGGATGGAATAGAAGAACCAGAGCAGCCAATGCCTTTAGAAAGTGATTCAGGAGATCTCAATGGCATTTCTGAAGCTTCAAGTGTAAGAGAAGATACTGGAACATCACCTCAGAGTGATCAAAGCCGGAAGAATAGTAAAAGCAGAGTACATCGCTCATTGAATAAACTGGATATTCAAAATATGATGGAAAGATTGGAGTTCTCAGATAATGTAGTTGTGAGAAATCTGAAGACATCGACGCTATCCATCTTGAAAGCAGCTAATGAATGGCTGGAGAGGCATAGACCCTTTTTCATTTCTATAAGAACAAATGTGCAGAATGCTcatgtttattttaaaacaaagatTGAGCAGGCATATCCCGTTGTTTTGAAATGGCTTATGCAGTTTGGCAGTCTTGTGCTTCTTCTATTGATGGTTTGGTTAGACTGTAGTGTTAGGGGCATTGATTCCTTTCTACGCATGGGGACAACGTCATTCTTCTCAGTTATATGGTGCAGCACTCTTTCTGTAATTGCAATGGTTGGGGTGTTCAAACTTCTTATTGTTTTG GCCTTAGCTGCTATAATTGGAGCTTTTGTTGGGTTCACTCTTGCAATTCTGGTAGTTGCCATTTCTGGAAGTCTTTTCTTGTGGCTTTATGGAAGTTTTTGGACAACATTGCTTGTCATCTTCCTTGGAG GGTCGGCATTTGCATCCAGTCACGAACGTGTTGCACTTTTTATCACTACCATATACTCTGTCTACTGTGCTTGGACATATGTTGGATGGCTTGGTTTGCTCGTTGGTTTCAATCTATCGTTTATCTCAAGTGATATTCTGATATACTTCCTAAAGAATAACATAAATCAGAACAGAAGACCCAACGGATCTCCTCAGCAAGCAACTGGAATGCAAGGTCAACAAGGGTTCTTCTACAGTGAGCAGGTGCATGCTTCATCCACTGAAACTGGCTCTGGCATTTCTGTTGATCGTAGCCCTGGAATACCTTCAACCACTGGGGTTGATTCTGAGATAACTTCTGAAGATGAAGTTGTTCGTTTGTTAAACTGTACTGATCACTATTCGGTGTTGGGATTGTCTCGGTATGAGGATGTGGATGTTACTTTACTGAAGCGGGAATATAGGAAAAAG GCAATGTTGGTTCATCCTGATAAAAATATGGGAAATGAAAAGGCTGCAGAAGCTTTTAAGAAACTTCAAAATGCATATGAG GTTTTACTTGATTCATTGAAGCGGAAAGCATATGATGATGAATTGAGGAGAGAGGAACTACTTAATATATTCCGTAGGTTCCAAAGTTCTTCACAACAG AATGGAGCACATGGAATCTTTGCCTCTGGATTTGCACGCTCAGAGGCTGATGGTGAGGATCCATTTGGGGATTCAAGGAGAATAGCTTGCAAGAAGTGCGGCAATTTTCATATGTGGGTACTCACCAGGAAATCAAAATCTCGAGCGAGATGGTGCCAG GATTGCAAAGATTTTCATCAAGCAAAAGATGGTGATGGATGGGTCGAACAATCTTCTCAACCCTTCTTATTTGGATTATTGCAGAAG GTGGAAGCTCCCCGTGTGTTTGTTTGTGCAGATAGCAAGATATATGATGCTACTGAATGGTATATATGTCAG GGAATGAGATGTCCACCCAACACTCACAAGCCAAGTTTTCATGTGAATACGAGTATGACATCAAAGCATAACACTGGAAAGGGGTCAAGTTCAGGACAAAGAGGGAGTCGGATGCCAGCATCCAATATGGAAGAGTGCATGACAGAGGAAGAATTCTTTGAGTGGTTACAGAATGCGGTGCAAGCAGGCATGTTTGACAATAGTGGCGCCTCCACTGCAAGCCCATCTGCAAAACCCGGAAACACTACAAAGAGCGGAGGAAGCAGCAATAATAACAGTGGCagcaaaagaaagaagaagggaaagaaagcaTGGTGA
- the LOC107404795 gene encoding small ribosomal subunit protein bS1c, with the protein MASLAQQFIGLRCPPLSTSRLSKPSSTKHTHKPTLLPIVSAVAISNAQTRERLKLKELFEEAYERCRTAPTEGVAFTLEDFHAALDNYDFNFEIGTKIKGTVFYTDNNGALIDINAKSSAYLPLHEASIHKIKHVEEAGIVAGLKEEFVITRENEADDSLELSLKYIQYELAWERCRQLQAEDVVVKGKVVDANKGGVVAVVEGLRGFVPFSQISSKSTAEELLEKEIPLKFVEVDEETSRLVLSNRKAMADSQAQLGIGSVVVGTVQSLKPYGAFIDIGGINGLLHVSQISHDRVSDIGTVLQPGDTLKVMILSHDRERGRVSLSTKKLEPTPGDMIRNPKLVFEKAEEMAQTFRQRIAQAEAMARADMLRFQPESGLTLSSDGILGPLTSDLPAEGLDLSDIPSAEQSD; encoded by the exons ATGGCGTCTTTGGCTCAGCAATTCATAGGCCTGAGATGCCCACCTCTCTCAACCTCGCGTCTCTCAAAGCCTTCCTCAACAAAGCATACCCACAAGCCCACTCTGCTGCCTATTGTCTCAGCTGTAGCCATCTCAAACGCACAGACCAGAGAACGCCTTAAGCTCAAGGAACTCTTTGAAGAAGCCTACGAACGCTGTCGTACTGCCCCCACGGAAGGTGTTGCTTTTACCCTTGAAGATTTCCATGCTGCTCTTGATAACTACGACTTCAATTTTGAAATTGGAACAAAG ATCAAGGGAACTGTTTTCTATACAGATAACAATGGAGCACTAATTGATATTAATGCAAAGTCTTCAGCATACTTGCCTTTGCATGAGGCATCAATACACAAGATAAAACATGTAGAAGAAGCAGGCATAGTTGCTGGTTTGAAAGAGGAGTTTGTGATTACTCGTGAAAATGAAGCTGATGATAGCTTGGAGTTGAGTTTAAAGTACATCCAATATGAACTTGCGTGGGAACGATGTAGACAGTTGCAAGCAGAGGATGTCGTTGTCAAGGGTAAG GTTGTTGATGCAAACAAAGGTGGAGTGGTGGCTGTGGTGGAAGGCCTTAGAGGTTTTGTTCCTTTCTCTCAGATATCGTCG AAATCAACAGCAGAGGAGCTTCTTGAAAAGGAGATTCCTCTAAAGTTTGTGGAGGTGGATGAGGAAACCTCTAGGCTTGTTCTCAGTAACCGCAAGGCCATGGCTGACAGCCAGGCACAGTTAGGAATTGGATCAGTGGTCGTTGGTACTGTTCAGAGCCTGAAGCCATATGGTGCCTTCATCGATATTGGTGGAATCAATGGCCTTCTTCATGTCAGTCAGATCAGTCATGACCGTGTCTCTGATATTGGAACAGTTCTTCAACCTGGTGATACTCTTAAG GTCATGATACTGAGCCATGACCGAGAGAGAGGCCGTGTAAGTCTATCAACCAAGAAGTTAGAACCTACTCCTGGTGACATGATTCGCAATCCAAAGCTTGTTTTCGAGAAG GCAGAGGAGATGGCTCAGACATTCAGGCAAAGAATAGCTCAAGCAGAAGCTATGGCTCGTGCAGATATGCTTCGGTTTCAGCCCGAG AGTGGATTAACTCTGAGCTCTGATGGTATATTGGGTCCTCTTACTTCAGACTTGCCAGCAGAGGGTCTTGATCTGAGTGATATCCCCTCAGCCGAACAGTCTGATTAA
- the LOC107405296 gene encoding protein REGULATOR OF FATTY ACID COMPOSITION 3, chloroplastic, whose protein sequence is MEALLHSCSAAHLTAKASKLESSNSSSGNRNPCLVLANGYSSTWPLTTQKLSVGSRKSVIVGAKKNNKKEDTHSFVAKPDEATGPFPEAVLLKEKKVQEDGKLLPEFADAEEENVYEFLKLQLQSDLNVERMRHYEVVYLIHEKHAEEVGSVNEKVQDFLREKRGKIWRMSDWGMRRLAYKIQKAKNAHYILMNFEIEAKWINDFKSMLDKDERVIRHLVIKRDEAITEDCPPPPEFHTLRSGMDDDDDDEEEDDYDDEYDIEDWDEDEDGDGDLDGYEDGTEDDSIILKSEEDEDKNNNITKLSKTGDRKLRVEKVGR, encoded by the exons ATGGAGGCACTCCTACACTCTTGCTCTGCAGCTCATTTAACTGCAAAAGCCTCAAAATTGGAGAGTAGCAATAGTTCTTCTGGAAATCGAAACCCATGCTTGGTATTAGCAAATGGGTATTCTTCTACATGGCCGTTGACCACTCAGAAGCTCTCTGTTGGAAGCAGAAAGTCGGTGATTGTGGGGGCAAAGAAGAACAATAAGAAGGAAGACACTCATAGTTTCGTTGCAAAGCCAGATGAAGCTACTGGGCCTTTTCCTGAAGCTGTGCTGCTGAAAGAG AAGAAAGTTCAGGAAGATGGTAAGCTTCTTCCTGAGTTTGCTGATGCAGAAGAAG AAAATGTCTATGAATTTCTGAAGCTTCAGCTGCAAAGCGATTTGAACGTGGAACGAA TGCGTCATTATGAGGTGGTGTATTTAATTCACGAGAAGCACGCAGAGGAAGTTGGGAGTGTGAATGAGAAAGTTCAAG ATTTTCTAAGGGAGAAACGGGGCAAGATATGGAGAATGAGTGACTGGGGCATGCGTAGACTAGCATACAAGATACAGAAAGCAAAGAATGCGCACTATATATTGATGAACTTTGAGATAGAAGCAAAATggattaatgattttaaaagcaTGTTGGATAAAGATGAAAGAGTAATCCGGCATCTTGTAATAAAGAGGGATGAGGCTATTACAGAGGATTGCCCTCCTCCTCCTGAGTTTCACACCCTGCGCTCAGGtatggatgatgatgatgatgatgaagaggaaGACGattatgatgatgaatatgatattGAAGATTgggatgaagatgaagatggcgATGGTGATTTGGATGGCTATGAAGATGGTACTGAAGATGATAGTATTATTCTCAAAAGTGAGGAAGATGAAGATAAGAATAATAACATAACGAAGCTAAGTAAGACAGGAGACAGAAAATTGAGAGTTGAGAAAGTAGGTAGATAG